A section of the Desulfomonile tiedjei genome encodes:
- a CDS encoding response regulator, producing the protein MPTSEILQDKLILAVDDEEDVLDIIEEELSEAANVTLHTATTFEKAQQYLVSYTYDLVILDIMGVRGFDLLQIANNAGFPVVMLTAHAFTPDALKKSIELGARAYLPKEKLGSLVPFLEDVLKLNYQSAWKKALDSVGTLFNKKFGSDWRKSEEEFWEDFEKKLSVEEAAIIK; encoded by the coding sequence ATGCCCACTTCTGAAATCCTGCAAGACAAACTGATACTGGCGGTGGATGACGAGGAAGATGTCCTGGACATCATCGAGGAGGAACTGTCGGAGGCTGCAAACGTCACCTTGCATACTGCTACGACCTTTGAGAAAGCCCAGCAGTACCTTGTCTCCTACACCTACGACCTTGTCATTCTGGACATCATGGGAGTTCGAGGATTTGACCTGCTACAGATCGCAAACAACGCCGGGTTCCCTGTCGTGATGCTCACTGCGCACGCGTTCACGCCGGACGCCTTGAAAAAATCCATCGAACTGGGAGCGCGTGCCTATTTGCCGAAGGAAAAACTCGGTTCCTTGGTGCCGTTTCTTGAGGACGTGCTAAAGCTTAACTACCAGTCGGCCTGGAAAAAGGCGCTCGACAGCGTAGGTACTCTGTTCAACAAGAAGTTCGGGTCTGATTGGAGGAAATCCGAAGAAGAATTCTGGGAGGATTTCGAGAAAAAGCTTTCCGTAGAAGAAGCGGCCATCATTAAGTGA